A stretch of the Mycobacterium shigaense genome encodes the following:
- a CDS encoding aldehyde dehydrogenase family protein, whose amino-acid sequence MREYLKFYIDGKWVDPLQPNPFDVDNPATEQVSGKISLGSAADVDVAVKAARRAFAGWSQSTREERLDLLQAILAEYQKRAGDIAAAITEEMGAPPSLAAGPQVFLGIGHLTTAIDALKNFPFSEQRGETLIAKEPIGVCGLITPWNWPINQVAVKVYPALATGCTVVLKPSEVAPYSPYLFAEVLDAAGVPAGVFNLVNGDGAGVGVALATHPDIDMVSFTGSTRAGIEVAKLAAPTVKRVTQELGGKSPNIVLDDSGFTESVTAGVANMMPNSGQSCNAPSRMLVPNSRMDEAITIARAVAEEVRVGKADDKTAIGPVASKTQFDKVQGLIQKGIDEGATVVVGGPGRPAGLVQGYYVKPTVFAHVTNDMTIAREEIFGPVLCILGYDDLDQAVEIANDTEYGLAGYVSGADLDKAREVARKIRAGWVTINHAFDMNAPFGGYKRSGNGREWSAFAFEEYLEVKSTLGYAPSSA is encoded by the coding sequence GAATACCTCAAGTTCTACATCGACGGAAAGTGGGTTGATCCGTTGCAGCCCAATCCCTTCGACGTGGATAACCCCGCGACCGAGCAGGTGTCCGGGAAGATCTCGCTGGGCTCGGCGGCCGACGTCGACGTGGCTGTCAAGGCCGCCCGGCGCGCTTTCGCCGGCTGGTCGCAGAGCACCCGCGAAGAGCGCTTGGACCTGTTGCAGGCCATCCTCGCCGAATACCAGAAGCGGGCGGGCGATATCGCCGCCGCGATCACCGAGGAAATGGGCGCGCCGCCCTCGCTGGCCGCGGGGCCGCAGGTCTTTCTCGGGATCGGGCACCTGACGACGGCCATCGACGCCCTGAAGAACTTCCCGTTCTCCGAGCAGCGCGGGGAGACGCTGATCGCCAAGGAGCCGATCGGTGTCTGCGGTCTGATCACGCCGTGGAACTGGCCGATCAACCAGGTTGCGGTCAAGGTCTACCCGGCGCTGGCGACCGGCTGCACCGTCGTCCTGAAACCGTCTGAGGTGGCGCCGTATTCGCCGTATCTCTTCGCCGAGGTGCTCGATGCGGCGGGCGTGCCCGCCGGGGTGTTCAACCTGGTCAACGGTGACGGCGCGGGCGTGGGCGTGGCCCTGGCGACCCATCCCGACATCGACATGGTGTCGTTCACCGGCTCCACGCGCGCCGGCATCGAGGTGGCCAAGCTTGCCGCCCCGACGGTCAAGCGGGTGACCCAGGAGCTCGGTGGCAAGAGCCCCAACATCGTCCTGGACGACAGTGGCTTCACCGAGAGCGTGACCGCCGGCGTGGCCAACATGATGCCCAACTCAGGGCAGAGCTGTAATGCGCCGTCGCGGATGCTGGTTCCGAATTCGCGGATGGACGAGGCGATTACCATCGCGCGTGCGGTGGCAGAGGAGGTCCGGGTGGGTAAGGCCGACGACAAGACGGCGATCGGCCCGGTGGCGTCCAAGACGCAGTTCGACAAGGTTCAGGGCCTGATCCAGAAGGGCATCGACGAGGGCGCGACCGTCGTGGTGGGGGGCCCGGGCCGGCCGGCGGGGCTGGTGCAGGGTTACTACGTAAAGCCGACCGTCTTCGCGCATGTCACCAACGACATGACGATCGCGCGCGAGGAGATCTTCGGGCCGGTGCTGTGTATCCTCGGCTACGACGACCTGGACCAGGCCGTCGAGATCGCCAACGACACCGAATACGGCCTCGCCGGGTACGTTTCGGGAGCCGACCTGGACAAGGCCCGCGAGGTGGCCCGCAAGATCCGCGCGGGCTGGGTGACGATCAACCACGCCTTCGACATGAACGCGCCGTTCGGCGGCTACAAGCGCAGCGGCAACGGCCGCGAATGGAGCGCGTTCGCCTTCGAGGAGTACCTGGAAGTGAAGAGCACCCTGGGCTACGCACCCAGCAGCGCCTGA
- a CDS encoding acyltransferase family protein, translating to MRRAGRLAIWDKPERPGGIPALDGLRALAVALVLADHGGIAGMSGGFLGVDVFFVLSGFLITSLLLDELGRSGRISLTGFWIRRARRLLPALVLMVLAVGAARELLPAQSLNGLRDDALAAFLWVANWRFVAQHTDYFTQGAPPSPLQHAWSLGVEEQYYFVWPMLLIGVTLLLAWRAKRYFQRATVGDVRFAIFLIATVGALASAAAAIVFVSDRTRDRIYFGTDTRVQALLVGSAAAALLVRDWPSLNRGWCLIRSRWGRRLARALPIVGLAGLAAATHWATGSAGDFRHGLLIEVAIAAVLVVAPVALEQRGLVARALALPPLVWLGAISYGIYLWHWPIFLALNGELTRWSGLPLFAARCGATLVVSAASYWLIEQPIRRWRPARVALLPLAAATVASAAAVTLLVIPVGTGTGLHEAGLPPGISAVAAVSPAQPGGSRPVGPRDPNRPFTVSVFGDSIGWTWMHYLPPTPGFAFLDHTVIGCSLVRGTPYRYLGQTLEQRSECDGWPIRWAAQVSQDQPDVALLVIGRWETVDRVNEGQWTHIGDPTFDAYLNGELQRALNIVSANGVRVVVASVPYSRGGEKPDGRLYPEDQPDRVNQWNTMLRNTVAQHPGVQILDLNKKLCPDGVYTAKVDGIKVRSDGVHLTPEGVRWLTPWLEESLR from the coding sequence GTGCGCCGCGCCGGCCGGCTCGCGATCTGGGACAAGCCCGAGCGCCCCGGTGGCATCCCCGCGCTCGACGGGCTGCGCGCACTAGCCGTCGCCCTGGTGCTCGCCGACCACGGCGGCATCGCCGGCATGAGCGGTGGGTTCCTCGGCGTCGACGTGTTCTTCGTCCTGTCCGGATTCCTCATCACCTCGCTGCTGCTCGACGAGCTGGGCCGCAGCGGCCGTATCAGCCTGACCGGGTTCTGGATTCGCCGCGCCCGCCGCTTGTTGCCGGCGCTGGTGCTCATGGTGCTCGCCGTGGGCGCGGCCCGTGAACTGCTGCCGGCGCAGTCGCTCAACGGGTTACGCGACGATGCGCTCGCCGCGTTTCTGTGGGTGGCGAACTGGCGGTTCGTCGCGCAGCACACCGACTACTTCACGCAGGGCGCCCCGCCGTCGCCGCTGCAGCACGCCTGGTCGCTCGGGGTCGAGGAGCAGTACTATTTCGTCTGGCCAATGCTGCTGATCGGCGTGACCCTGCTGCTTGCGTGGCGCGCCAAGCGCTACTTCCAGCGGGCCACCGTGGGCGACGTTCGATTCGCCATCTTCCTGATCGCCACGGTAGGCGCGTTGGCGTCCGCGGCCGCCGCCATCGTCTTCGTCTCCGACCGCACGCGGGACCGGATCTATTTCGGCACCGACACCCGCGTGCAGGCGTTGCTGGTCGGCTCGGCGGCGGCGGCCCTGCTGGTGCGGGACTGGCCGTCGCTCAACCGCGGCTGGTGCTTGATCCGCAGCCGCTGGGGACGGCGGCTCGCCCGCGCGCTGCCGATCGTCGGACTGGCCGGCCTGGCCGCGGCGACGCACTGGGCGACGGGCAGCGCCGGCGACTTCCGGCACGGCCTGCTGATCGAGGTTGCGATCGCGGCCGTCCTCGTCGTCGCGCCGGTCGCCCTCGAGCAGCGCGGCCTGGTGGCCCGCGCGCTGGCCCTGCCTCCGCTGGTGTGGCTTGGGGCCATCTCCTACGGCATCTACCTATGGCACTGGCCAATCTTCCTGGCGCTCAATGGCGAACTCACCCGGTGGAGCGGGCTGCCGCTGTTCGCGGCCCGATGCGGGGCCACCCTGGTGGTGTCCGCGGCCTCGTACTGGCTGATCGAGCAACCCATCCGGCGCTGGCGACCCGCCCGGGTGGCGTTGCTGCCGCTGGCAGCTGCAACGGTGGCCTCGGCCGCTGCGGTGACGTTGCTGGTCATCCCGGTGGGCACCGGCACCGGCCTGCATGAGGCCGGCCTGCCGCCCGGGATATCGGCGGTCGCGGCGGTCTCCCCGGCGCAGCCGGGCGGCAGCCGCCCGGTCGGGCCGCGGGATCCCAACCGGCCGTTCACGGTTTCGGTGTTCGGTGATTCGATCGGCTGGACCTGGATGCACTACCTGCCGCCCACACCGGGATTCGCGTTCCTCGACCACACGGTGATCGGCTGCAGCCTGGTGCGCGGAACTCCGTACCGCTACCTCGGCCAGACCCTCGAGCAAAGATCGGAGTGCGACGGCTGGCCGATCAGATGGGCGGCCCAGGTCAGCCAGGACCAGCCGGACGTCGCGCTGCTGGTCATCGGCCGCTGGGAAACCGTCGATCGGGTCAACGAGGGGCAGTGGACGCACATCGGCGATCCCACGTTCGACGCCTACCTCAACGGCGAGCTGCAGCGAGCCCTGAACATCGTGAGCGCCAACGGTGTTCGCGTGGTGGTGGCCAGTGTGCCCTACAGCCGCGGCGGCGAGAAGCCGGACGGCCGCCTGTATCCGGAGGACCAGCCGGACCGAGTCAATCAGTGGAACACCATGCTGCGCAACACCGTTGCGCAACACCCGGGCGTGCAGATCCTGGACCTCAACAAAAAGCTATGCCCCGACGGTGTCTACACCGCCAAGGTCGACGGCATCAAGGTGCGCAGCGACGGCGTCCATCTGACCCCCGAGGGGGTGCGATGGCTGACGCCGTGGCTCGAGGAGTCGCTGCGTTAG
- a CDS encoding O-methyltransferase: protein MSTTLQDPRVATVLDRMYTASKEQMSQLHERGRDFNRPMTTRERAEAMSDFYIPVTPDAGRLLYSLVRATRPATIVEFGMSFGISALHLAAGVRDNGSGRVVTTELSETKIAAAKKTFAETGLDDVITILEGDALTTLESVDGAIDFVLLDGWKDLYLPVIELLEPRLSTGALVIADNASSADMAPYLDRVRNQDSGYVSFNFLVRDADSMEISCRTGD from the coding sequence ATGTCGACTACCTTGCAAGACCCCCGCGTCGCGACCGTGCTGGACCGGATGTACACCGCATCGAAAGAGCAGATGTCGCAGTTGCACGAGCGGGGCCGTGATTTCAATCGCCCGATGACCACGCGGGAGCGCGCCGAGGCGATGAGCGACTTCTACATCCCGGTGACGCCGGACGCCGGCCGGCTGCTGTACTCGCTGGTGCGGGCCACCCGCCCCGCCACCATCGTCGAATTCGGCATGTCCTTCGGTATCTCCGCCCTGCATCTGGCGGCCGGGGTGCGCGACAACGGCTCCGGGCGGGTGGTCACCACCGAGCTCAGTGAGACCAAGATCGCGGCGGCGAAGAAGACGTTCGCCGAGACGGGCCTGGACGACGTGATCACCATCCTGGAAGGCGACGCGCTGACCACGCTGGAAAGCGTTGACGGCGCAATTGATTTCGTGCTGCTGGACGGTTGGAAGGATTTGTACCTGCCCGTGATCGAGCTGTTGGAGCCCCGCCTGTCCACCGGCGCGTTGGTCATCGCGGACAACGCCAGCTCGGCTGACATGGCGCCGTATCTGGATCGAGTGCGCAACCAGGATAGCGGCTACGTGAGCTTCAATTTCCTCGTCCGCGACGCCGACAGCATGGAAATCAGCTGCCGCACCGGGGATTGA
- a CDS encoding NRAMP family divalent metal transporter → MTSLLPGSTPHEAVGQAVLDPAHTGDIVGAFGRIRRDGDGAFTGRLRRLRTLLVITGPGLIVMVGDNDAGGVATYTQAGQNYGMALLWTLALLIPVLYVNQEMVLRLGAVSRVGHARLIFERFGKFWGAFSLADLLIVNALTIVTEFIGVAMSLGFLGCPKVVAVPAAAVLLFAVVAGGSFRRWEALMFLLIAVNVLFIPMVLLVHPSLTGTAAGLVPQFPGGMNSTVLLLTVAIVGTTVAPWQLFFQQSNVVDKRITARWIPYGRADLVIGIIVVTVGATALMAVSAFGLAGTADAGNFTDAGAVATGLSHHLGSTVGVLFAVILLDASLIGANAVGLATTYAIGDAMGKRHSLHWKVTEAPLFYGGYAVILAVSAGVAFSPDHILGLVTQGVQALAGVLLPSATVFLVLLCNDRAILGPWVNTLRQNIVAWIIVWSLVLLSLALTATTLFSNLSTAVIEAGFAAGAALGIVGGAAAIVAARRYNDRCEARVVAAELGGGLNPKDVDEIDDVPSLTRAERRAVLRQDRNTWQTPNLATLERPTMSPIRRAGLLTLRGYLVLAVVFVVIKVVEVALAVHAG, encoded by the coding sequence ATGACTTCATTGCTACCTGGAAGCACTCCCCACGAGGCGGTGGGGCAGGCCGTCTTGGACCCGGCGCACACCGGCGATATCGTCGGCGCGTTCGGCCGCATCCGCCGCGACGGCGACGGCGCCTTCACCGGCCGCCTTCGGCGACTACGGACGCTGCTGGTCATCACCGGCCCGGGGTTGATCGTGATGGTCGGCGACAACGACGCGGGCGGTGTCGCGACCTACACACAAGCCGGGCAGAACTACGGCATGGCGTTGCTGTGGACGTTGGCGCTGCTGATCCCGGTCCTTTACGTGAACCAGGAGATGGTGTTGCGCTTGGGTGCGGTCAGCCGGGTCGGCCACGCGCGCCTCATCTTCGAGCGCTTCGGCAAGTTCTGGGGCGCCTTCAGCCTCGCTGACCTGTTGATCGTCAACGCGTTGACGATTGTCACCGAATTCATCGGTGTCGCAATGTCACTCGGATTCCTGGGTTGCCCCAAAGTTGTTGCGGTCCCGGCCGCCGCCGTGCTGCTGTTCGCTGTTGTCGCGGGCGGATCGTTTCGGCGCTGGGAAGCTTTGATGTTCCTGCTGATCGCGGTGAACGTGCTGTTCATCCCGATGGTCCTGCTGGTCCACCCCTCCCTGACGGGAACCGCCGCCGGTCTGGTACCGCAGTTCCCGGGCGGGATGAATTCCACCGTGTTGTTGTTGACCGTCGCGATCGTGGGCACCACGGTGGCGCCGTGGCAGTTGTTCTTCCAGCAGTCCAACGTCGTCGACAAGCGCATCACGGCTCGTTGGATTCCCTACGGGAGAGCCGATTTGGTCATCGGGATTATTGTTGTCACGGTGGGTGCGACGGCCCTGATGGCGGTGAGCGCCTTCGGGTTGGCCGGCACCGCTGATGCCGGCAACTTCACCGATGCCGGTGCGGTGGCGACCGGGCTGTCCCACCACCTCGGCAGCACGGTGGGTGTCTTGTTCGCCGTCATCTTGCTGGACGCATCGTTGATCGGGGCCAATGCCGTCGGACTGGCGACCACATATGCCATCGGCGACGCGATGGGCAAGCGGCACTCGCTGCACTGGAAGGTCACCGAGGCCCCGCTGTTCTACGGTGGATACGCGGTGATTCTCGCCGTCTCGGCTGGTGTCGCTTTCAGCCCGGACCACATTCTGGGGCTGGTGACTCAAGGTGTGCAGGCACTGGCCGGGGTCTTGCTGCCGTCGGCGACGGTCTTTCTGGTGCTGCTCTGCAACGACCGCGCCATCCTGGGACCGTGGGTAAACACGTTGCGACAGAACATCGTTGCTTGGATAATCGTGTGGTCTTTGGTGCTGTTGTCGCTGGCGCTGACGGCTACGACGCTCTTCAGCAACCTGTCCACCGCCGTCATCGAAGCAGGGTTCGCGGCTGGCGCCGCACTCGGAATCGTCGGCGGCGCTGCCGCCATCGTGGCGGCTCGGCGCTACAACGACCGATGCGAGGCACGCGTCGTGGCAGCAGAACTCGGCGGAGGGCTGAACCCCAAGGACGTCGATGAGATCGACGACGTCCCGTCGCTCACGCGTGCCGAACGCCGGGCGGTCCTCCGGCAGGACCGCAACACGTGGCAGACACCCAACCTGGCGACCCTGGAACGGCCGACGATGTCGCCGATTCGCCGGGCGGGTCTGTTGACACTGCGTGGCTATCTGGTCCTGGCCGTCGTATTCGTCGTGATCAAGGTCGTCGAGGTTGCCTTAGCCGTGCACGCTGGATGA
- a CDS encoding NADP-dependent oxidoreductase: protein MATATARAVRFDRYGDRNVLYVADIDMPRPGADEVVVEVRAAAINPGEAAIRSGALHDLFPATFPSGEGSDLAGVVTAVGPGVGDFAVGDEVLGFSFQRSSHATHAVVPVQQLIRKPAQLSWAAAGSLYVVGATAYAAVRAVDPRPGETVAVSAAAGGVGSLVVQLLTLRQARVLGIAGPGNADWLRARSVTPIPYGDGLADRLRAAAPNGIDAFIDLFGPDYIQVAVDLGVAPQRIDTIISFAKAAEVGAKTEGSTDASTREVLAEIAELIASGALEFDIAATYPLDRVADAFEELEKRHTHGKIVLLPNGSGSSSVHG from the coding sequence ATGGCCACGGCAACGGCACGCGCGGTGCGGTTCGACCGGTACGGCGATCGGAACGTGTTGTATGTGGCCGACATCGACATGCCGCGCCCCGGAGCCGACGAGGTGGTCGTCGAGGTGCGCGCCGCCGCGATCAACCCCGGCGAGGCCGCCATCCGCTCGGGCGCGCTGCACGATTTGTTCCCCGCCACGTTCCCGTCGGGCGAAGGCAGCGACTTGGCCGGCGTCGTCACGGCGGTGGGACCCGGGGTCGGGGATTTCGCGGTCGGCGACGAGGTGCTGGGGTTCAGTTTCCAGCGGTCCAGCCATGCCACCCACGCCGTCGTCCCGGTGCAGCAATTGATCCGCAAACCTGCCCAATTGAGTTGGGCAGCGGCGGGTTCGCTGTATGTCGTCGGCGCGACGGCTTACGCCGCCGTCCGCGCGGTCGACCCCCGGCCCGGCGAGACGGTCGCCGTGTCGGCTGCCGCCGGCGGCGTCGGCAGCCTGGTAGTGCAACTGCTGACCCTGCGCCAGGCGCGGGTGCTGGGCATCGCCGGGCCGGGCAACGCCGACTGGCTGCGAGCGCGCAGCGTCACGCCGATCCCCTACGGGGACGGGCTGGCCGACCGGCTGCGGGCGGCCGCGCCGAACGGAATCGATGCGTTCATCGACCTGTTCGGCCCCGACTACATCCAGGTGGCCGTCGACCTCGGTGTAGCACCGCAGCGGATCGACACCATCATCTCGTTCGCGAAGGCGGCCGAGGTCGGCGCCAAGACGGAGGGCAGCACCGATGCGTCGACGCGGGAAGTGCTCGCCGAGATCGCCGAGCTGATCGCTTCCGGTGCCCTCGAGTTCGACATCGCGGCGACCTATCCGCTGGACCGGGTTGCCGACGCCTTCGAGGAGCTCGAAAAGCGGCACACGCACGGCAAAATCGTCCTGCTGCCCAACGGGTCAGGATCATCCAGCGTGCACGGCTAA
- the car gene encoding carboxylic acid reductase, which yields MTEVAKLIDDANPDTFPTARARAAERIGRLQADDEQFRNAKPDLSLQEAARRPGLRLPQILEMFVQGYADRPALGWRARSLVTDPATGRTAARLLPRFDTITYRDLWANVRAVAAAWAQDVADPLTPGDFVATVGFASPEYLTLDLACGYLGLVAVPLQQSAAASRLQPIIAEVEPRVIASGAGYLDLAVDAALGSSSLRRLVVFDYEPQVDEQRESLARARARLADAGMAVTIEIFDELVRRGRALPAQPMFTGDTDERLAMILYTSGSTGLPKGAMQTERMVAKWWTAELQPDFADIPVFNVNFMPLNHVGGRIPLATAFQSGGTSYFVPESDLSTLFEDWNLVRPTDLGMVPRVAEMLYQRYQSAVDRLVFEGADPAEADAEAKTELREHILGGRIVKSFSTTAPLAAEMKNFIEACLDVNVFDGYGLTELLMVARDGVMARPPVIDYKLVDVPELGYFLTDKPFPRGELLVKSETAFPGYFKRPDVTAAAFDDDGYYRTGDVMAELGPDHVKYVDRRNNVLKLAQGEFVAVARLEAVFSTAALVRQIFLYGNSERPYLLAVVVPTDEARNKFAGDALRAVLSESLRQTANQAELQSYEIPADFLVEDEPFSEENGLLSSVGKLLRPKLKEHYGEQLEARYAELSASRSADLRALRDGAADRPVIDTLTRAAQSLLGLPGGPPQPDAQFLELGGDSLSALTYSNLLYDLFDVEVPVGQIISPASSLRQIADYVEAERRSGSKRPTFATVHGRGATQVRAADLTLDKFIDAKTLAESPNLPRVTGTPHTVLLTGANGYLGRFLALEWLQRLAESGGKLVTIVRGADPDAAARRLEGVFDSGDPQLLEQFRDLAAAHLEIIVGDIGEPNLGLDQAVWDKLAQRVDLIVHPAALVNHVLPYDQLFGPNVVGTAELIRLAITTRIKPITYLSTVSVAMSVDPARFTEDGDIRAISPVRPIDDSYANGYGNSKWAGEVLLREANDLCGLPVAVFRSDLILAHSRYAGQLNVPDMFTRLIISLLATGIAPFSFYQTDAQGHRAIAHFDGLPAEFVAESVTTLGEQTATCVETTASYRSFDVMNPHDDGISLDVFVDWLIEAGHDIRRIDDHDEWLARFETALRALPEKQRQLSVLPLLNAYRRPERPLRGAPAPTDAFRAAVREAKIGADKDIPNLSAALIDKYVADLRLLGLI from the coding sequence ATGACTGAGGTTGCGAAACTCATCGACGACGCCAATCCCGACACGTTCCCGACGGCCCGGGCCAGGGCGGCCGAGCGAATCGGCCGGTTGCAGGCAGACGACGAACAGTTCCGCAACGCCAAACCTGACCTTTCCCTGCAAGAGGCGGCCCGCCGGCCCGGTCTGCGGCTGCCGCAGATCCTCGAGATGTTCGTCCAGGGATACGCCGATCGCCCGGCGCTGGGGTGGCGGGCGCGTTCGCTGGTGACCGATCCGGCGACGGGCCGCACCGCCGCGCGGTTGCTGCCGCGGTTCGACACCATCACCTACCGCGATCTGTGGGCCAACGTCCGCGCGGTGGCGGCGGCGTGGGCGCAGGACGTGGCCGATCCCCTGACGCCGGGCGATTTCGTCGCCACCGTCGGTTTCGCCAGCCCGGAGTATCTGACCCTCGACCTGGCCTGCGGTTACCTCGGCCTGGTGGCGGTCCCCTTGCAGCAGAGTGCCGCAGCATCGCGGTTGCAGCCGATCATCGCCGAGGTCGAGCCCCGGGTAATTGCCTCGGGCGCAGGGTATCTCGATTTGGCCGTCGACGCGGCCCTGGGCAGCTCCTCGCTGCGGCGGCTGGTGGTCTTCGATTACGAACCGCAGGTCGACGAGCAACGCGAAAGCCTGGCGCGGGCGCGGGCGCGGCTGGCCGACGCCGGCATGGCGGTGACCATCGAGATTTTCGACGAGTTGGTTCGACGCGGTCGGGCGCTGCCGGCCCAGCCGATGTTTACCGGCGATACCGATGAGCGGCTGGCCATGATCCTCTACACCTCGGGAAGCACCGGATTGCCCAAGGGCGCCATGCAAACCGAACGAATGGTCGCCAAGTGGTGGACCGCCGAGCTGCAACCCGACTTCGCCGACATCCCGGTGTTCAACGTGAACTTCATGCCGCTGAATCACGTCGGCGGGCGCATTCCGCTGGCGACGGCGTTCCAGTCCGGGGGGACCAGCTATTTCGTCCCGGAAAGCGACCTGTCCACGCTGTTCGAGGACTGGAACCTGGTGCGTCCCACCGACCTGGGCATGGTGCCTCGGGTTGCCGAGATGCTCTACCAGCGTTATCAGAGCGCGGTCGACCGTCTCGTCTTCGAGGGCGCCGATCCCGCGGAAGCCGACGCCGAGGCCAAAACCGAACTGCGCGAGCATATTCTGGGTGGCCGCATCGTCAAGAGCTTCTCCACCACGGCGCCGCTGGCGGCCGAGATGAAGAACTTCATCGAGGCTTGCCTGGACGTCAATGTCTTCGACGGGTACGGCCTGACCGAGCTGCTGATGGTCGCCAGGGACGGCGTGATGGCACGGCCGCCCGTCATCGACTACAAATTGGTCGACGTTCCCGAGCTGGGTTATTTCCTGACCGACAAGCCATTTCCGCGGGGCGAGCTGCTGGTGAAGTCGGAGACGGCTTTCCCCGGGTATTTCAAACGCCCCGACGTCACCGCGGCCGCGTTCGACGACGACGGCTACTACCGCACCGGCGACGTGATGGCCGAGCTCGGGCCCGACCACGTCAAGTACGTCGACCGGCGCAACAACGTGTTGAAGCTGGCGCAGGGCGAATTCGTCGCCGTCGCGCGGCTGGAAGCCGTGTTCTCCACCGCCGCCCTGGTCCGGCAGATCTTCCTGTACGGCAATAGCGAGCGCCCTTACTTGTTGGCCGTCGTGGTCCCGACCGACGAGGCGCGGAACAAGTTCGCCGGCGATGCACTCAGAGCGGTGCTCAGCGAATCGCTGCGCCAGACGGCCAATCAGGCTGAGCTGCAATCGTACGAGATACCCGCCGACTTCCTCGTGGAGGACGAGCCGTTCAGCGAGGAAAACGGGCTGCTGTCGAGCGTGGGAAAGCTGTTGCGGCCCAAGCTCAAGGAGCACTACGGCGAGCAGCTCGAGGCACGCTACGCCGAGCTGTCGGCCAGCCGCTCGGCCGACCTGCGCGCGCTGCGCGACGGCGCCGCCGACCGTCCGGTGATCGACACGCTCACGCGCGCCGCCCAATCGCTGCTGGGCCTGCCCGGCGGTCCGCCGCAACCGGATGCGCAGTTCCTCGAACTCGGCGGGGACTCGTTGTCTGCGCTGACCTACTCCAACCTGCTCTACGACCTCTTCGACGTGGAGGTGCCGGTCGGTCAGATCATCAGCCCGGCGTCGAGCCTGCGACAGATCGCTGATTACGTTGAGGCTGAACGCCGCTCGGGATCCAAGCGGCCCACCTTCGCCACCGTGCACGGGCGCGGCGCGACACAGGTTCGCGCGGCCGACCTGACGCTGGACAAGTTCATCGACGCCAAAACCTTGGCCGAGTCCCCCAACCTGCCGCGGGTGACCGGCACACCACACACGGTTTTGTTGACCGGCGCCAACGGCTATCTGGGGCGGTTCTTGGCGCTCGAGTGGCTGCAGCGGCTGGCCGAGAGCGGGGGCAAGCTCGTCACGATCGTGCGCGGCGCCGACCCGGACGCCGCCGCGCGCCGGCTCGAGGGCGTCTTCGACAGCGGGGATCCGCAACTACTGGAGCAGTTCCGCGATCTGGCTGCCGCACACCTGGAGATCATCGTCGGCGATATCGGTGAGCCGAATCTTGGTCTGGATCAAGCAGTCTGGGATAAACTGGCGCAGCGGGTGGACCTCATCGTCCATCCCGCGGCCCTGGTCAACCACGTCTTGCCCTACGACCAGTTGTTCGGCCCCAACGTCGTCGGCACCGCCGAGCTGATCCGGCTGGCCATCACCACGCGCATCAAGCCGATCACCTACTTGTCGACGGTCTCGGTGGCCATGTCGGTCGATCCGGCCAGGTTCACCGAGGACGGCGACATCCGCGCGATCAGCCCGGTCCGGCCCATCGACGACAGTTATGCCAACGGGTACGGCAACAGCAAGTGGGCCGGCGAGGTGCTGCTGCGCGAGGCGAACGACCTGTGCGGCCTGCCGGTCGCGGTGTTCAGGTCCGACCTGATCCTTGCCCACAGCCGCTACGCGGGGCAGTTGAACGTGCCGGACATGTTCACCCGCTTGATCATCAGCCTGCTGGCGACGGGCATCGCGCCGTTCTCGTTCTACCAGACCGACGCCCAGGGCCACCGCGCGATCGCGCATTTCGACGGTCTGCCAGCGGAGTTCGTCGCCGAATCGGTCACCACACTCGGCGAGCAGACGGCCACCTGCGTCGAGACGACGGCGAGCTACCGGTCATTCGACGTGATGAATCCGCACGACGACGGCATCTCACTGGATGTGTTCGTGGATTGGCTGATCGAGGCCGGTCACGACATCCGGCGTATCGACGACCATGACGAATGGCTCGCGCGCTTCGAGACCGCGCTACGGGCCCTACCGGAGAAGCAGCGTCAGCTGTCGGTGCTGCCCTTGCTCAACGCCTACCGCAGGCCGGAGCGACCGCTGCGTGGCGCGCCGGCTCCCACGGATGCGTTCCGGGCGGCGGTGCGGGAAGCCAAAATTGGTGCGGACAAAGATATTCCAAACCTCTCGGCGGCATTGATCGACAAGTACGTCGCGGATCTGCGGCTGCTGGGCCTGATCTGA